The genomic interval ataaaaacgaACTGCTGATTCTACAGAGCACCGGAATCAAAACTAAAAACTTGATACAGACTAGAATAAGGCCATACTTTCCTTAGATATTGAAAATATAATGCTTTGAACACCTGTGTAAAAACTATCGTCTTTTGACTCTACCAGCTAGCTAGCCTGTGATACAGCCTAACCCAGGAAATACTTCAGGCGTAACAGAAATGAACACAAAATCTTTTATCActatttaaataatttctttgaaaataattgtatgacattttttcaatgtttgtttctgttgttataAAGATTGGTGACTTGAGTTCGAGTCATCACCGGAAGAGTTAGTTTTGCTTTACGTCTGCATTGTCGGAGAATTGACAAACTCAGTAGTGCAGCCCCAGTCTTGACCACCAGAGGGCGACAGGGCTTCAAAACctaaaatatttacagtcaaaatTACAGATATTGGAAAAAGTGGGTGGCCAAGGCGTCAACAAAGGTAACCTCTGCCTCATATCCCGCATTTATATTGCTTATACAGTGGAAACTAGTAACTCGGTTAATAAGCTCGAGTAATTACACTTACATtttaactattttttattttatttatttatttttaaacgaCAGGGACAGTGGATattaatcaacatttctgtaaatataccggggttagccaaaaggctagctttcatctgtagtcccttAGATTTTTAGAATAGGCTCACTATACTCTATCTAAAACATCAACAGAATCATATGAATACCATCATCCGTATTAATGAAACCAATCGATTAAATTAAGTGTTGTAATGCAGAACCCCACTttgaccaccagagggcagtCGCGAGTCAACTCGATAGACTAAAATACTACTGACtgcttttgaaaatgaaataggGGAAGAAAGAGTTATGTTTTGTATCTTAGTAACACTGATGACACGTACTATCAAACTTGAGGTAAAAGAGGACAAAGCGTCGGTCTTCAGGTTCCGAAATTAGAGAAAACTTGTATTTTATCTTTGACAGTGAATACATAATAAAGCTCTTGAAAATGGTCACCGCCAGTATTTCTATAGGTTGGGCCTAGGCCTTTGTTTTCAATCAATCTCATTCAGGGTGTGTCtgggtttttatgtttttccgCTTTCAAGTAATTCATTTAAATTAGCCTACTAAGTGtaatgagaaaacatttaaagaggcCAAACTTTTGATAATGACTTTTTTACTTTTGGCATACTGTCTTTAACCTCTTCAGGAGTCTTCAGGAGGAACGTCATAGGCTACGTGCGCTtacaaaaagttatttaaacGAATGCAGTTTCttatgatgacattttaaataccGACAATGTTACTTTGAACACGACATTTTAATATCCCAATCAAATCTCCCTTTAAAAGGCACAATCAATATCAAGCGACTGAGTGTGCGTGTATGTATTTTCCGATTTTTCAGGCTGTAGATAAAGGCAGCACCGCTACCTGTCCGTCGACTCGTCGAGTGCAGCTGATCTGAGTGAAAATGATTTACAGGCGTCGAGTTGAAACTGTTCCGTCGCATGGAAGCACAGAAGTGAGAGTAGCACAGATGAGAAGCTGTTAACTCACACTTTTAATCCGAGCTGTCTGGATGGAGAAGACCCTAAAGACGCCGGTAGGTTTCAATTAATTCATTGTGATTTCTGTTTCTGGTGTTGAAAATATCCTGTCATCAGTAACTCATGTTTCAATGAAAGTTTATAAACTCACTTTTACTAACATGGATCATCTTTTAGGCCTATATTTCTCATGTTGCTGCTCTAGATgtagattaactttatttttattttaaagttttgggTGGTTGGTTGGACTAAATGATGGATCTAAAGgtttcacattttgaaattaCGATTCCAACTTCTATATCCTACAGCATTTTAAGATAACATAATTGATGACCTGGTCAGACTGCTTTATGGAATGATCCCTGACAGTAACATTGCTGTCACCTACATATTTGAAACAAGCTGTGGTTGAAGTCAGAAGTTGTATTCACTGTCTACTGTTGATGTTTATCTGTTCAGGGTCTCTTGAAAGCACTGAAGCAGTGGGTGGATGTAGGAGTATCTTGTTATGGGACAGCAAAAGTCATGACTCTCAAAATCAACAGATTAGCTTAATAATGTTGTGTTAATTAAATGCATATTTATAACAGGAAAAAGGAGTGTTTGATCATTACTTTGAAGTTATTCTGATATTCAAGTTAAAGTTACTTATTTGAGTTACGGGGAATGAAACTATCCTCAGACAACAGGAACATCATATCTAAACATTTGTCTTGTTATATATCTGCAGTGATGGCCATAGAAAGTGGCGTGTGGAATACCTGTGACTACAGCCACAATGTCACCTTCTTCTACAACTTGGTGGGTAAGAAGATCAGCACAGTGTGGACACCGCGGGACTATGTGGTTCTTGGACTGGGCTTGACAGTATGTCTCATTGTAGTCCTGGCAAACCTGATGGTGATGGCAGCAATCTTCATGAACCACCGCTTCCACTTCCCCATCTATTATCTCCTTGGCAACATGGCTGCGGCAGACCTGTTTGCAGGCATCGCCTACGCCAACCTGATGCTGAACACTGGACCCTGGACCAGCACGCTCACAAAGGAGCAGTGGTACATCCGTGGGGCTTTGATTGACATCAGCCTCACAGCCTCTGTGGCTAACCTGCTAGCTGTGGCAGTGGAGCGCCACCAGACCATCATCACCATGCAGCTACACAGCACGATGACCAAGCGGCGTGTGGTGCTGCTGATAGTCTGCATCTGGGTCGTGAGTGTCATCATGGGCCTGGTGCCCTCGACTGTTTGGAACTGTGAGTGTGATCTGGAGGACTGCTCCACCGTCGCTCCCCTCTACAGTCGTCGCTTCCTCATTTTCTGGGCAGTTCTCAACCTGCTCACTTTCTTTATCATGGTGGCTGTGTACACCCGCATCTTCATCTATGTGAGATATCAGAGCAGATACACATCTCAGCACTCCTCAGAGGCCCGGCACAGCCAGACCGTTGTCAACCTGATGAAAACTATCTCCATGGTTTTGGGTGAgatgttgtttgtatgtgttcatcttctgctgttttttgtcTGATTTAGTTTGTTATTAgtaaacttcaaaataaatacattgagCACCCTCTCCCCAAAAAGCACaggtctgtaaaaaaaaaatcaaaaaaatacaagacacaccattttgttgatttgtgaTGCTTGATACCTTTGTCCTCTCACTTCTGCACAATCCAGTTTTGCAGCTTTAGCAGTGTTTTGTCATCGGATTACAGTCGGCCTTCTTCGTGAGACGCTTGTTTGgaatttaaagtgtttcacaGTGAAGTGGAAATTTCTTAATCTTTATAGTCTTTGATTTCTTAATATCAATGTTTACTCACGGACATGAGTCACCTGAGCAGACTAGGTACAAATCTTACTCATCCTTGGTGCACTTTGAGACAAGTGTCATGTTACATCCCTGCTTATGTCTAAGATTTAAAGTTAATTattgttgactgttttctgactcATTCAAATGGGACATGTCTGCAGGCGCCTTTGTAATCTGCTGGACACCTGGCCTTATGACGCTCTTACTGGACGGGCTGCTGGGTAAAGCCAGCCATGCCAATGCCTATGAGAAGTTCTGTTTGGTGATAGCGGAGTGCAACTCTCTGGTCAATCCGATCATCTATTCCCTGCGAGATGACGAGATGCGAAGCACCTTCGAGTGGATCCTTTGCTGCCTGTGTCGCAGCAGTGCTGGCCAGCAGAGGAAACACTCCCCTGTGGAGATTGCTTCACCACTGTCTGAGGTACAGAGTTTCATTATCCTTCAGGCTATTGACATTCAGTACACCAAACaagctgtaaaatgtttgaGTTTATATGGTTTATACCCTTACTCACTGGACACTTCAGTCAGGCTGATCTCTGACTCTGAAAAGACCAGTATTCTGATGTTTGATAAACTATCTCTTGCTGTAGGGTTTTTGTTCCTTACATTCCCTCTTTGTTGGTCATGCAGGTTTTTATTTAGCTAAATTATTCTGACACTATCAGCCACCGTACAGTGGCTCAAACTGGAACAGAGAAATTCCTACTCAAGTCTTGTGTTCTTATTGTGGTGCATATAGTTACTAAATGTGGATTTTGTTACTAGTGATTGTAATACATGGGTCCTTATTTACTTAATAGCCTAAATGTCCTTTACATCATGTCACACTAATGAATGGTTTTGTCTGCAGGAGACTCTGGGCTGTGTGCAGAAGTCAGACGGTCAAGCTGCCTGTGTGGAAACAAACAATTAAGAGGACAGTTGGACGATGGCAGGGACATGATATCTGCAGGTCTACATGTACAGatccttgttgttttttttttactgtaatctCTCATTGTGTAATGTTGACTTTTTGCTCTTCTGTGCAGAGAGAACTTTGGCCAAACTACCTCTCTTCCATGTCTGCATTTCTAAattgaatacaaaatgtataaaGATGCATCTGTTGAAAGGCTGCAACTCATTGCACCTCTGGATTCATGATTTGCAGATTGTGGAT from Labrus mixtus chromosome 20, fLabMix1.1, whole genome shotgun sequence carries:
- the lpar2a gene encoding lysophosphatidic acid receptor 2a gives rise to the protein MAIESGVWNTCDYSHNVTFFYNLVGKKISTVWTPRDYVVLGLGLTVCLIVVLANLMVMAAIFMNHRFHFPIYYLLGNMAAADLFAGIAYANLMLNTGPWTSTLTKEQWYIRGALIDISLTASVANLLAVAVERHQTIITMQLHSTMTKRRVVLLIVCIWVVSVIMGLVPSTVWNCECDLEDCSTVAPLYSRRFLIFWAVLNLLTFFIMVAVYTRIFIYVRYQSRYTSQHSSEARHSQTVVNLMKTISMVLGAFVICWTPGLMTLLLDGLLGKASHANAYEKFCLVIAECNSLVNPIIYSLRDDEMRSTFEWILCCLCRSSAGQQRKHSPVEIASPLSEETLGCVQKSDGQAACVETNN